The Acidobacteriota bacterium sequence TCCCGAGCGATGCGGCGCACGGCCTCGAGGTCGTCGGGCGAGGCAGCCGGGAAGCCGGCCTCGATGACGTCGACGCCGAGCCGCGCGAGTTGCTTCGCGATCTCCAGCTTCTCGGCGCTGGTGAGCGAGGCGCCGGGCGACTGCTCGCCGTCGCGCAGGGTCGTGTCGAAAATGCGGACGTAGTTGGTCGACATGGGCGCTCGTCCCCGGGGGCTGACGAGGCCGTCAGCCCGCGGCGTCGCACCCCGTCGGGCGGGACGCCGCAGGTGCCGGCACGCGGGGGCCGGTGTGACGGCCGCCGGGCTCAGCGCCCGGCGCTGGTGGCCGTGGCGGCCGGGACCGGGAACCCGCGCTTGCGCATGAGCGCGTCGATCCCGGCGTCGCGGCCACGGAAGGCGCGGTAGGCCTCGGCCGGGTCCACGGTGTTGCCGACCGACAGCACGCGGTCGCGGAAGCGCCGCGCGATGTCGCGATCGTACGGGCCGCCGGCCTCGGTGAAGGCCTCGAAGGCGTCGGCCGTCAGCGTGTCGGACCACAGGTAGCTGTAATAGCCCGCCGAGTAGCCGTCGCTGGCGAAGACGTGCGTGAAGTGCGGCGTGCGGTGGCGCATCACGATCTCGGCCGGCATGCCCAGGGCGGCGAGCGTCTCGCGCTCGAACGCCTTCGGGTCGATGGGACGGTCGCCGGCGAGGTGCAGCTTCATGTCGACGAGCGCGCTCGCGAGGTACTCGACCGTCGAGAACCCCTGGTTGAACGTCGACGCGCGCTCGATCTTCCGCACGAGGTCGGCCGGAATGGGCTTGCCCGTCTCGTGGTGGAGCGCGAACCGATTCAGGACCTCGGGTGTCGACAGCCAGTGCTCGAGAATCTGCGAGGGGAACTCGACGAAGTCACGCGCGACCCTCGTGCCCGACAGCGACGGGTACGTGACGTTGGAGCTGAGCCCGTGCAGGGCGTGGCCGAACTCGTGGAACAGCGTCTCGGCGTCCGTCCAGCTGATGAGGATGGGGTCGCCCTTCACGAAGTTCGAGTTGTTCGACACGATGGTCGTGACCTCGCCGTCGAACCGCTGCTGGCTGCGGTAGGCGCTCATCCACGCGCCGGACCGCTTGCCGGATCGCGCGTACGGGTCGAGGTAGAACAGACCGACGTGCTTGCCGGCGGCGTCGGTGACCTCGAAGACGCGGACGTCGGCGTGGTACACCGGGACGCCGTCGACCGGCGCGAACCGGAGCCCCAGCAGCTCGCCGGCGACCCAGAACATGCCCTCGCGCAGCTCGTCGAGCTGCAGGTACGGCTTCACCTCGTTCTCGTCGAGGTCGTACTTCGCCTTCCGCACCTTCTCCGCGTAGTGACGGTAGTCCCACGGCGCGATCGTGATGCCGGCGCCCTCCGTGTCGGCGATCGCCTGCATGTCGGCGACCTCCTCGCGCACCCGGGCGACGGCAGGCGTCCAGACGGCCTCCATCAGTGCCATCGCCCCCTCGGGGGTCTTCGCCATGGCGTTCTCGAGACGCCAGTGCGCGTGCGTCTCGTAGCCGAGCAGCTTCGCACGTTCGGCCCGCAGCTGCAGGATCTCGGTGATGATGGCGTTGTTGTCGTGCGCGTCGCCGTTGTCGCCGCGGCTGTAGTAGGTGCGCCAGACCTTCTCGCGCAGATCGCGGCGGGTCGAGTCGGTCAGGAACGGCTCCATGCTCGAGCGCGTGTTCAGCACGACCCACTTGCCGTCGAGGCCGCGCGCCCTGGCCGCGGCCGCGGCCGCCGATCGGAACGCGTCGGACAACCCGGCGAGATCGGACGCCCTCTCGATGACGAGCATGTGATTGGTCTCGTCGGCCAGCACGTTCTGGCTGAACGTCGTGAAGCGTTCCGCCAGGCGCTGGTTGATCTCCGACAGCCGCGCCTTGGCGGCGGCGTCGAGGCGGGCTCCGGCCCGCACGAAGTTGGTGTAGTAGAGCCACGTGAGCCGCTGCTGCTCGGCCGTGAGCCCGGACGACTCGCGCGTCGCGTACACGCCCGCGATGCGGCCGAACAGCTTCTCGTTCTGCGTGATGCGATCGCTGAACGCCGCCAGCCGTGGCGCCATGTCGCGCTCCACGACCTGGAAGTCGGCCGTGTTCATCGTCGCGCTCCACACGCCGTAGACGGTACGCACGCGATCGAGCGTCCGGCCCGCCCGCTCCATCGCCGCGATGGTGTTCTCGAAGGTCGGCGGGTCGGCCGACGCCGCGATGGCGTCGATTTCCGCGAGCTGCTCCGACATCCCCGCCTCGAGCGCGGGCTCGAAGTGCTCGACCTTGACCTGGTCGAACGGCGGGACGCCCCCGAACGGCCCGGTCCACGGGACCACGAGAGGATTGGGCGAGCTGGTGGTGTCCGAGGCGATGGCGGTCCCGGGGGTGAGGACGGCGACCGCCGCGACGCACGCATAGAAGATGGCAATCATCAGGTCGGCCTCCATTCCCGCCCATTCTACGCCCGGAGGCGAGGCGGCAGACGCGAACCCGTCAGGGTGCGTCGTCCAGACGAGGCTCGTACCAGCACGCCCGAGCGTCCTGAGCGGTCGGGCGACCGCGTGACGTGAGGAAAGGCGCGGAGCCCTGGCGGGACGCGTCAGGACGCCGCGCGTCAGCGCTCGACGAGGAACAGCCGGTCGACGGGGAACGTCCAGCCCGGGACCGCCGGCTCGGCCTCGGCGACCTCGCGGTGCGTGTACGTGGTCGGCTCGAGCGGTGCCGCGGCCCGGTAGACCCGAACGACACCCTCGCGCAGCACGTCCACGTCCCACACGACCAGCGTGCCCGCCGCGAAGTAATCGGCGCGCTTCGCGGCCATCGCACGCTCGGCGGCCTGGCCGTAGTCGCCCTCGCTTCGCACCTCGACCGCGAAGACCGGAGCGCCCTCGATGAAGCGGCCGCCAAACGAAGGACCCGTGTGGAACGCCGCGTCTGGGCAGAACGATCGCCGGTTGGGCAGATCGACGATGAAGGCCACCGGGTCGGCCACCGCGCGCCCAAGGCCGGTGCGGTCGCCGTACTCGAGCAGGCTGACCACCACGCGGAGCGCCGCGTGGCCGGGCGCATCGCCGATCGGGCTCATGACGACGAGCTCCCCCCCGACGAGCTCGGCCTTGATGCCCTCGGGCACCCGGTACAGCACGTCGACCGTGGCTTCCTCGAATGGCGGCATGAGCGACCTCCGTTTCCGTGGCGTCCGCTCATCGTACATCGTCGGGCTGATGGTTGGAACACTGGACTCATGCATGGGTTCTGAAACGCAAAGGGCCTGCCATGCCAGGAATCGGGCGTTTCCACCGAATTGATGCTGGCGCGGCCTCAGGCGTCGCAGAAGTTGCGCTCCGACCAACGGCAAGGGCGCGCAGAAGCCGCACACTGCCGGCGCCCGGTACCGGGTGAGAGGCACGAGCAGCCCCGGGTGCGCCGCCCGCTCGCGGCGCCTATAATGCCGGCAGCCGTCGCCAGCCCAGTATCCGCATGAAGCTCTCGGTCATCATCCCTGTTTACAACGAAGAGCAGACGATCAACGAGGTGATCGACCGGGTGTGGGCCGTCGACCTCGGCGAGATCGAGAAGGAAGTCATCATCGCCGACGACGGGTCGACCGACGCGACGGCGAGCCTCGTCGATGCGCACCGCTACATCAGGGAAGGGCTCGTCCAGATCCGCCACAACCCCATCAACCTCGGTAAGGGGGCGGCGGTGCGTCTCGGCCTCTCGATGGCGTCAGGCGACGTCCTGCTGATCCAGGACGCCGACCTCGAGCTCGACCCGCAGGAGTACGGACGCCTGCTCGAACCGATCCTGCAGGGCCAGGCGGACATCGTCTACGGGTCCCGGTTCCTGCAGGCGTCCAGCGGCGTGCCCTGGAAGACGCGCTGGGCGAACCGGTTCCTCACGGCACTCACGAACCTGCTGTTCCTCGTGCGCCTGACCGACATGGAGACGGCCTACAAGGTGTTCCGGAGGGAGGTGCTGTCGAGCGTGCGACTGCGCTGCGTCGGCTTCGACTTCGAGCCGGAGATCACGGCCAAGTTCCTGCTGGCCGGGTTCAGGATCGTCGAGGTGCCGATTTCCTACGCGCCTCGCCGGGCCGACGAGGGCAAGAAGATGCGCTGGATCGACGGCGTCGACGCCATCTACACGCTGCTCAAGTGCCGGCTGACGGGGGGACGGTACTAGGCCACAGGCCGCAGGCCACGGGCTACGGGCTGCCGGCCACAGGCTACGGGCTGGCGGCGGGCCTCACGCTGAATCACGGCTTGCCGCCGTGAACTCCCCGAGCGATTTCATCGACGGTCGGCGTCCGGTCGCGGCAACTGCCGTGGCTATCGCGCCGCTCCACGACCGCCGCACCGTCGAAGCGCGCGAGCACGCGCATGTGTTCCTGGGCCTCGCGCGGGATGACGGTCCAGTCGCCCACGATGGCGTAGCGCAGGCTGTCGGTGCCAACCCACCGGCCCAGCGCGCGATGGAAGTCGTAGGGATCGTGGTCGCGCGTCGACGCCCGGGCGTTGCCGAGCACGTCGACATGCAGCCAGTACGCCGTGAGCCAGTGCTCGACGAGGTAGTCGACGCAGTTGGCGGGCACGTGGAGCCCGGCCCACGCCCCGGCCTCGTGGACTCGCAGGGTGAAGGGCGAGTCCAGCGGCCGCTTCGGCAGATCCGTGCGCCCAAGGAGGACGACGAGCGCGATGGGCAGCGCCCAGGCGATGTGGGTCACGGAGGGTCGTCGCTCCGAGCGGACGAGGCCGATCAGGGCACGCCAGGCCGCGGCGAGCCCGAGTGCGGCGAAGACGACGAGCGGATACACCAGAAGGTGGACGGCCTTGAACCCGAGATAGTAGTTCGTCGCGCGCAGCAGGTGCTGGAGCGCCACGAGTCCGACGACCTGCACGAGACACACCGCGCTGAAGACGAGCAGCGGCAGGTGTTGGCGCCAGCGGCGCACCGCGAGCCCCATGCCGGCGGCCATCAGGCCGAGAAACGGCCAGCCGAACACGGTGGGCCATGGCGCGAGCACGTCACCGCCGGACGCCAGGATGCCGGCCGACTCCGACCTCGACGCGGCGAACGCGACGACGACGAGGCCGATCGGTCCGAGCCCGATGCCGAGGTCGGCCAGTTGCCGCCGGGCACCCTGCGCGCGTCGAGGCCACACGAGCAGCAGGAGCGCCAGCGCGGGTACCGGCACGAACACCGGCCACGACAGCGCCACGCCAACGCCGCTCGCGGCAAACAGGACGAGCCAACGCCGTGCGGGTTGCTGGTACCAGACGACCAGCGTCCACAGCATGGCCACCGCGAACGTCTCGGCCACGACCTGCGAGTAGAAGCCGTAATGGGTCACCGACCGCAGCAAGTAGGCGTGCGGGACGAGCACCAGCAGGGTACCCGCCGAGGCGAGCGCCACGCTGCCGCGGTCGCGCGGCAGGAGACGCGCGATGACGTGGAAGATCAGGCCGGTCTTCACCGCCACGGCGATCGCCATCACGGGATGCACGAGGCGAATCGCGTCGGATCTCAACCACGCGCCGGCGAGCGCCGCGAGCGCGTGGCTGCCCGGGGGATAGCCACCCATCTCGCCGAGGTAGGGCCCGAGCGCCGGGTCGGTCGGCAGCGCGTGATAGCGCGCGATGAAGTGCACGAGCGTCAGGTGATGGACGAGATCGGGACCCTCGGCAATCGGGTACAGCGAGGGCCATGCGAGCCACGTCACGTAGCCGCCCATCGCGCACACGACGGCGAGCCAGGCGGCGAGCCGCGGCGTCGAACGCTCGACCAATCCGGCCCGCCTGCGTGCGAGGGCGGCCGACGCCGCCACGGCCAGGACGATCGACACCATCAGGATGGGCCACGGACGAAGCGGCAAGCCCGCCACGAGGGCGAGCGACGCGATCGTCATCACGAAGACCGCACCGAGCAGTGGTGCGGTCGAGAGCCACTCTGACTCGGTCAGGGCGAATGGATCGGCGCGTGTCGACATCTGGCTACCCGGCGGAGAGCTTCGCCCCTGGTGTCCCTGTCAGCTCTGAGCGTTGAGCCATGAGCCACGGGTGTGACGTCGGTCGGGGCTCAGTACCGAGTCCGTGGCCCCACCAGCCGCCAAGCGCTGAACGCTCAAGGCTCCAAGCTGACGCTGCGAACAGCAGGCTCGCTGCAAGCCGCATGGCGGACTAACGGGGGGCAACGGTGCGCTTGCGCACGACCCACGTCGTCATCGCCCGCTGATCCTGCACGACCGTGGTCTTCAGCGGGTCGAGCAGATCGCCGCCGAGTCCGTCTGTCAGCTCGAGCAGCATCGCTTCGTCGACGAGGTAGCGTTCGGTGCCGTCGGGCAGCAGGTACCGCCGGCCGCCGAGCGGGCGGGCCCGTCGCTCGATCCCGATGAGCGAGGCCAGGCGGCAGAAGAACATCCCTCCCGGCTTCAGCACGCGCCACGAGCCGTCGAGCATCGCCGTGAACTGCGCCTCGTCTCGGGCGAAGTGCAGCACGGCGCTGCTCACGACGACATCGGCGAAGCCGTCGGGGAACGTCATGGCCTCAACGGCCTCGACGCGGAAGTTGTCACCGGGCAACCGCGGCGCGAGGCGCGCGGCCAGATCGCGTACCGCGGCCACCGGATCCGGGTCGGCATCGGCGCCGAAGACCTCGTACCCGGCCTGGAGCAGGTAGACGAGGTTCCGCCCGAAGCCGCACCCCGCGTCGACCACGCGCGAGCCCGCACGGATGCGCCCGCGCAGCAGTTGGTCGAAGAGGTAGATGTCGATCTGGCCGAACTCGGCCTCGAGGTCACG is a genomic window containing:
- a CDS encoding M3 family metallopeptidase, which codes for MIAIFYACVAAVAVLTPGTAIASDTTSSPNPLVVPWTGPFGGVPPFDQVKVEHFEPALEAGMSEQLAEIDAIAASADPPTFENTIAAMERAGRTLDRVRTVYGVWSATMNTADFQVVERDMAPRLAAFSDRITQNEKLFGRIAGVYATRESSGLTAEQQRLTWLYYTNFVRAGARLDAAAKARLSEINQRLAERFTTFSQNVLADETNHMLVIERASDLAGLSDAFRSAAAAAARARGLDGKWVVLNTRSSMEPFLTDSTRRDLREKVWRTYYSRGDNGDAHDNNAIITEILQLRAERAKLLGYETHAHWRLENAMAKTPEGAMALMEAVWTPAVARVREEVADMQAIADTEGAGITIAPWDYRHYAEKVRKAKYDLDENEVKPYLQLDELREGMFWVAGELLGLRFAPVDGVPVYHADVRVFEVTDAAGKHVGLFYLDPYARSGKRSGAWMSAYRSQQRFDGEVTTIVSNNSNFVKGDPILISWTDAETLFHEFGHALHGLSSNVTYPSLSGTRVARDFVEFPSQILEHWLSTPEVLNRFALHHETGKPIPADLVRKIERASTFNQGFSTVEYLASALVDMKLHLAGDRPIDPKAFERETLAALGMPAEIVMRHRTPHFTHVFASDGYSAGYYSYLWSDTLTADAFEAFTEAGGPYDRDIARRFRDRVLSVGNTVDPAEAYRAFRGRDAGIDALMRKRGFPVPAATATSAGR
- a CDS encoding Uma2 family endonuclease; translated protein: MPPFEEATVDVLYRVPEGIKAELVGGELVVMSPIGDAPGHAALRVVVSLLEYGDRTGLGRAVADPVAFIVDLPNRRSFCPDAAFHTGPSFGGRFIEGAPVFAVEVRSEGDYGQAAERAMAAKRADYFAAGTLVVWDVDVLREGVVRVYRAAAPLEPTTYTHREVAEAEPAVPGWTFPVDRLFLVER
- a CDS encoding glycosyltransferase family 2 protein, whose product is MKLSVIIPVYNEEQTINEVIDRVWAVDLGEIEKEVIIADDGSTDATASLVDAHRYIREGLVQIRHNPINLGKGAAVRLGLSMASGDVLLIQDADLELDPQEYGRLLEPILQGQADIVYGSRFLQASSGVPWKTRWANRFLTALTNLLFLVRLTDMETAYKVFRREVLSSVRLRCVGFDFEPEITAKFLLAGFRIVEVPISYAPRRADEGKKMRWIDGVDAIYTLLKCRLTGGRY
- a CDS encoding methyltransferase domain-containing protein, with the protein product MPPRDLEAEFGQIDIYLFDQLLRGRIRAGSRVVDAGCGFGRNLVYLLQAGYEVFGADADPDPVAAVRDLAARLAPRLPGDNFRVEAVEAMTFPDGFADVVVSSAVLHFARDEAQFTAMLDGSWRVLKPGGMFFCRLASLIGIERRARPLGGRRYLLPDGTERYLVDEAMLLELTDGLGGDLLDPLKTTVVQDQRAMTTWVVRKRTVAPR